TCTAAAACAGTAATACTATTGTCATAGACGTTTGTTATCCATAGGTAAACCGCAATTAATATATTTCCTAAAATGATTCTTCTCCATCTAATGTCTAATGGAACAAATTCCTTTCAGTAGAAAAACTCGTCGGGATTTTTGGATTTAATTTACCtattacatttgtttttatttatttttagtggtGTACAAAAGCATGCTCTAATCTACTCTATATCCATCGAATAAAGGCAAAGGCATGCATGCAACGAATAGTACATTTTCAATGACTGTATGTTCTATGCATTCAGCTAAATCGATATTTAACGAACATCATCGATTCTTTAGTTCAAAAAAGTAAACAGttaaatctaaaatattctaaaatagtGTTTTATGCAGATAATGCACAAAGtgtgattaaataaaaacaaagcgCTGATTTTTGTGattgatattaaatttaaaaacaacatgtGTTAGTCGTAGCTTTTCGACACAAACGCAACAGTACCCAATGGGCGAAAATAAATGTACTGGGGGAATAATGCACGTCAAGTGGAAAACaatgctttaaataaaatttgcctGTTAAAATAAGATGGCTATGTGGAAATTAATTCGGCATGCATTTGGAAACGAGGAATTCACGCTACGTGAAGGAAAAGAGGAAACTGTAGGCAGAGGTGTTGAAAATACTATAACTTTGTCTAGTATAGTTATATCACGACGACACTGTGTTATTAAAGTAGAAAAAAACCAAATCCTCATCACAGATCTAAAGGTACTATGTTTTTTCACgagaagataataatataataagtaaatttattaaacgcttcaacttttgtacaaaaatcCATAAGTGAATGCAGCTGCTCACCGTAATACATTAAATAGGTCACAATTGCATTAGTTAGTACCCATACTAACTGTAGTGTTCAAACTAAAACGCccaatatgaaaaataatacgGTCATCGCTACAATTAAACTGACCTGAAGTGTTATaatgagtggcggcattcacatttTTATATCTATTGGTTCTGTATAGTCATACAAGCTTTGCCGTAAAATTCTCTGCTAACATACAGAAAAACAGTACTGCTGAAAGcttgtagtagtagtagcttaAACGGCTCTTACCATAACATAAATATTGATTGgcctaatattttaattaatacatatgACCCATAGCTATAGTCAATAAGCATTTAGAAGAACCTATAAACACAAGAGTTGAGACTTGAGTTATGACTTACCAATCCTGAACTCTGGATGGTTTTATGGTTAAAGTCTATGGGACCAACCCGTGCTGCCCAGTCATTATTCTAATATAACTATTTTGTAGttgttaaattatatttgaaataataaaataatatacattgattttaaaaataattgaaaccttggcaaatcaattttattatttattttattgtcctgGTAGTCAGGTCAGGTAGCATACGGtacatctgatggtgagtggctgcTGTTGCctatggacgttagcaatgccaggggcagagccaaactaTTGCCTactgataaataataatgttatactAATGtgattttctaatttattatttataaaatacagagtTCCAATGGTGTTTATGTTGGACAGAAGAAAATTCCACCAAATGAACCATTTCCTGTTAATAATCATGACATAATTGGCTTTGGATGGGCTGTTGGTGCACCACTTATGAGAATTAATAATACGGAGAAATATGTTTTCCAACTTCAAAAATTAAGTAATGGAATTCCTATTGCGGACCGAATACAATATGAAGAAGAATGCAATGGTTTTGATGAAGAAGTGGAAATtcctaaaaacaatatttttaataaaacacctATAGCGCAGAAACGAAAAAATGAGGACAATTTATGTTTAGATGAATATGTTAAAGagattaaaaaagaaagaaatgatgaaattattttattatctgacagtgaaaatgaaataaaaaaagaaagttttCCAGGCAACTCAAAACATGCAACATTAGAACCTATTGAAGAAGaagttcaaattcaaaataatataaagtttGAAGCCTTCGATATTAAGCAGGAGTATATTGTAGAATATGATGATGTACCTATAGAAATAAATGATGACTCTGACAGTGAATTGAATCAATGGTACAGAAGATTATCTAAAAATTCACCTGTAAAATGCTTACCAAAATTTAAAACTGAAAGCAAACCTGAAGATGAAGAGCAGAATAATATATCATATAGCCAGCAAGATGACTATtacaataatgatttttttgaagACGATAATAATGAAGACATATTTTCTAATGATATCATAATTATTTCTGAACCTTCAAATTCAAATAATGATTCTCTGTTAGTACAAAATGGCTCAGACGCTAAAATCAATGAATCAAAAAATGTCAACTTCGCAAATGATATTACCAATGAACAGCAATGTTTGGATAGTAAACAAGATGAAGTTGACACCATAGAACAACCTGAATACTTTAAACCAACGAAATCAGAAAAACCTACAAATATTTCATCAAACTTCCACAGTCAAGCAAGTCATAAAGCTAAGCTCATAGAACCTCAAAtgcatgtaaaaaaaaataaagctaaACATGCTGCAGTGacaagtaagtaattattttaaatcataatgTTAATTGATTTATAACAAAACTTCTTTTTGTTGTAACACTCTTAACTAAGTTTTTGTGATCGTTATTTAGAATTGGAGAGGATAGATTTGATGCACCTCACAATGTTTTGTTACGTCTTTATGTCATATCACTCTACATACTTTAATATTAATggtaaaatatattgtatacaATCCTACTAACATATTTAACTAACTGGCTTTATGTAAAAATTTATAGGATGCTATGTACTAACTATTAATCAAGTTTTCAAATCTAGTTTTGCCataaaatatctacaactgGCTTAAATTGTCTTTGTGTGTGTACTGCTGTTGTGTGTTGATGCCATAACAGCAATATTAATGTTATAGTACTCTCATAGGGACCACAGGGATACCAAGTTAGATGTGAGATTATTTGCTAATAGCAATGCTATTATTTAAATGCTAAAGCCTAAAAATTGTGTGTTCTGTGTTTCTCTTTTACATCTTTCTGATCATAATTTagctaaatataaatatacttttattctattaattgggtttttttttttttagaaaataataaaattcagaaACAGTCAAAAAACAAGTCATTTTCAAAAAGCATTGTTTCTAAATCTGCGAAAGAAGAACGGAAGAGAAAATTACGTCAGCTAgcagaaaaagaaagaaaatgtgGCTCAATTGAAATACAAACGAAAGCCTCAATAGATAATAATTCATCAAAGTCAAGTACTTATATCAAACAAACTATAACTAACCGTAGTGCATTTTTAATGGAATCTTTGCAAATTGATAAGCAAACTCCAAATAAAGAAGCTCAAAACAAAACTCATATATCTGACAACAAAACTGATAAACTAAGAACTGAGAATATTCAACAGCAAAAAGTAAAACATAGTATCAATCTACCTACAAGTCCTGTAAATGAAGATCATGCAAATGAATCAACGCAAACTAATAAACAGAGTAACTCACCTAAAAACTTTTCTAAGCCCTCTGAGACAAGTACCAAAGAAGTCTTGACCATGAAACCATTAAAAGATGCCGCAGATgcagaaaataaagaaaacaaaaccaTCGAAAAAAGTTTTTCTAAAGTTCAAATGCCACACAAGCCAAAAAAATCTGTTAGATTTTCGGAAGCTGGACCGATTGTTCACTTTATCAAAATTGAGCCTGGTAATCAAATGAAAGAAACAAAATTGGCAAAAACATATAATACCGTCAATCATAAACAAAAACCTAGATATTCGCtagacaaaataaatttgatcaggATTCTGGGTTGGCTTCCTTCCTGGTTTCaagaacaaaataattttaattttccgcCACCAATATTAGGAGAAAATGTAGCCCCAATGACCATTTTCCATAAATTTGAGAGTCATAAACAATATGTCAAGTAAGTAATATAAGTATTCTCATTTAATTCTTAGTTAACTCGATCTCTGTTAATTCTTAGTTAGCTCAATCCAAGAATTATGTCCTAACCAACATTATTTAAGATTAAGAAGAAAAATGATCACAATCTCCATACCcataaaaagacaaaaaaaaccatCCATAAAGCCGGAACGTATGATACTTTCGCCGCAAAAATAAACATCATGGTGGTCTGCCGGTGCAGTCTCTCAATACGCTATCACCAACAAATGCGATCGGAATATCATTTAACAACTAGCTGAACAAACTGATGTCCTATTTGATTCTAATATGAGATTAGTAGAGAGTTTAATTCTATGAGAACCTCATTTGGACTGTTATGAATGTTTCAAGACTTACAATAAGCAAATTAGTTCAGACATACTCAAGAAATACTATTACCAACAAATAgcatttaatttttactttaatacaattaattgtcTTTGATTCAGATAAAGTAAAtcataaagtataaaaatcCGAAGGcctgaaataaatgatttgaatGTGGAATTAAAGATGaactctttttaattttaaacttttttcagATTAATTGGCAACTTAATTCTGGTGGAAATATGGGAGTTTTTAACATTAGCCTATATGAAATCAGACAGTGAAAACCGTTCTATGGAAATGAGAATTCAGTCGGTACCACCTCCTCCAACCTCAACATTTTCTTACAATTTCTACAACATCCTTGTTGATTGTATGgtgattttgttaattattattttacagtaGCATTGTTTACTAAaactttattaactttttaatgtcGAATTATAGATAAAGTAGCGTCGCCTGAATCGAGATATGTTCCTAGAGTTGGAGACATCGTTATAGTTGGATTAATATCAACATCACTGAGAGACCAGcgatttttctttgtccaaGATGTAAGGCAACTTCCTTCAACTTCAAGTAAGTAACAGTAAATAAACTAAGTGTTGTTTGTACATGAgtacattataaacaaaaagcttagctaaacttttatttttcaggTAAAACACATTCATTTTTCTGTATATCCTTGCAGGGTAAATACTCTGATAAAACGAATATCTTTAAACAAGGCGACAATATAATTGTCAAACCTTTAACTTCAATTACAAAAGAATTGTTGCTGTTTGAAGCGATGGATTATTTAGCAAGTTCACCATTATGTAGCACCATATTGAATCCAGAACCAAGTCATTTTGCTAAGGTTGAGTCTACAGTGGACATGAATTTACAggttaaaatcaaattaaatatttactagtgGCCACACTTGCTTTAAAGATTAACGTAATTACTATATGTTACGAAATGCACTCTTTTAGAAACGACAAGCACGCCATCTACTGTGCGTTATTGGTTTACTTACCAACTAGTAGATTTGTCATTTTGATTCAACACCAGCGGGTGGGGAACCTGGgcaaattaccccaaatggggtaaaatgaaattttggggggtaaaaatgatacttttgtgagtaaaaagtatatattatcgttctttttgttcttcgccatggggtaatatcaacttacacaaaaatattttggggtaataattaaaaaagttccccgaccgctgcaaTAAACCAACAAAGTATTAGACGAtttccactggtggtaggacgtattttgAACACGTACAGTTACCACCATTTGGTCTGcaaggggttttttttttttggtcaaggtgaaatcgccggactcccaccctccactggagatggagggtggggcatgtcggagtcgaaccgactaaaacctcctgtcgctcaacaaccaacgtccaaacctcgcatgagacagaactcatgaagaggcaaagggaggaaagtgaatcgtttagtgcggagcacatctctctcatcaccctccccctcgggacgccaggccagcgatcgtcggtgccacgaccaccagccctctcggtcggcaggctgtccgaagcccgcctagatggcgccggtttgaatgggttatcctacgaaataccccgctgggtcagaaccagcgtgggtcgaggatagccggccttccatcacccggatgctcttgcgtaaaacgcgtgcagagcagcttgcacgtcgtcttcttagccccccttcgccgggccccagaccgacatatgagcgggacccgaaacacttagagggacagggcttgggcgagatccgcctccctggcccccgctcgacggcggcgggcttgtgcgtctctcacgcgccccgccacctccttctgcgagatgatgcactcgcagaagtcgagcatcgccttccacgactcgtcgtcgccgagcatcgatgccacaacactcggcaacgacaagtcgtttcctatttttgcgacgaggacatggcgccacccctcccatgcggggcaagcaacgagcgtgtgctccgccctgtccaagtcgcaaccacaatggtggcactctgccgtcggaactcaccgaaacaaccatgcccagtgagcacctgcgtgagccggagagtgaggcgtcctctgtcacgattcacccaatccacaagaatcgggcgaatcgcctcgacagtcctacgaccagccgaaggatcggccagccgcctggaccatgactccagcctGCAAGGGGGTAGTTGATTTACCATATAATATAGACTTCGACCTTATTAGACCGACTTCGACTAGACCTACAATCTCAATAACAATCCttttaagatgtctatgggctccacttggCAATGACATCGCATTTAtgacgattaaaaaaaaaaaatttggttgtTTATTAAACAtcattgtttattttgtaaattttattgttattgggttatatatttttttaaatatgaatataaaaatagttttgtttttactaAATAATTATGTCTGTAGTGGATGAAGACGCTTAATCATAGTCAACAAACAGCAGTCTGTGCTTCCGTTTCGTCTGCGATGAGTGAACGTCCAAGTCTGCAAATGATACAAGGCCCTCCGGGAACGGGTAATATTTCTTTTACAACAACTTTTCCACGtgtaattttaaacattaggaatagtttaaatatacttagatatcactacatagtataaaacaaagtcactttctctgtccctatgtatgcttaaatctttaaaagtacgcaacggattttgatgcggtttttaatagatagagtgattgaaggggaaggtttatatgtataataacatccattaaatagtggagaaatcaataataaattacagtttccgaagcggagcgagggcgggtcgctagtattttatataagcTAGTATTGCCGAGATGCCAGACAGACCTATAGAATCCATACATTTATCAAATCCAAGtgattcaaataaaatactatttttcatttttacccaTGGTAATAATAGGTATAAAATGTGActttaatattttgaattcgCTCTATTTTCAAGGAACACATTTCACGCGGTTTTCGTTCGTGACGTCATTAGATAGTAAAGAACACAAAATTTAAAACCATGCTTAAGAAATTAAGGAGTGCTTATAATTAtgaaaagtaaatttatttatttaatttcaaatttaatacgtTATTTGCAGGTAAATCGAGTGTCATTTGTGCCATAGTAAAAAC
The sequence above is drawn from the Bombyx mori chromosome 11, ASM3026992v2 genome and encodes:
- the LOC101738676 gene encoding probable helicase senataxin, which encodes MAMWKLIRHAFGNEEFTLREGKEETVGRGVENTITLSSIVISRRHCVIKVEKNQILITDLKSSNGVYVGQKKIPPNEPFPVNNHDIIGFGWAVGAPLMRINNTEKYVFQLQKLSNGIPIADRIQYEEECNGFDEEVEIPKNNIFNKTPIAQKRKNEDNLCLDEYVKEIKKERNDEIILLSDSENEIKKESFPGNSKHATLEPIEEEVQIQNNIKFEAFDIKQEYIVEYDDVPIEINDDSDSELNQWYRRLSKNSPVKCLPKFKTESKPEDEEQNNISYSQQDDYYNNDFFEDDNNEDIFSNDIIIISEPSNSNNDSLLVQNGSDAKINESKNVNFANDITNEQQCLDSKQDEVDTIEQPEYFKPTKSEKPTNISSNFHSQASHKAKLIEPQMHVKKNKAKHAAVTKNNKIQKQSKNKSFSKSIVSKSAKEERKRKLRQLAEKERKCGSIEIQTKASIDNNSSKSSTYIKQTITNRSAFLMESLQIDKQTPNKEAQNKTHISDNKTDKLRTENIQQQKVKHSINLPTSPVNEDHANESTQTNKQSNSPKNFSKPSETSTKEVLTMKPLKDAADAENKENKTIEKSFSKVQMPHKPKKSVRFSEAGPIVHFIKIEPGNQMKETKLAKTYNTVNHKQKPRYSLDKINLIRILGWLPSWFQEQNNFNFPPPILGENVAPMTIFHKFESHKQYVKLIGNLILVEIWEFLTLAYMKSDSENRSMEMRIQSVPPPPTSTFSYNFYNILVDYKVASPESRYVPRVGDIVIVGLISTSLRDQRFFFVQDVRQLPSTSSKTHSFFCISLQGKYSDKTNIFKQGDNIIVKPLTSITKELLLFEAMDYLASSPLCSTILNPEPSHFAKVESTVDMNLQWMKTLNHSQQTAVCASVSSAMSERPSLQMIQGPPGTGKSSVICAIVKTYFYDGNNKKHQNRGKILICATSNAAVDELVIRLLNIRQKLPKEERFGMVRVGRVEAMHPRAQLVSSHQLALREEARHDAHAHHPAVAQEIAILEAKLNMWKVAIENAKDAGRIAYCQGRINEFSKKIQSLQSKGRAGGGLAAVERRIVEGADVIVTTLGSALNYKMRGLKHRIALCIIDEAGQAIEPETLIPLALDVKHVTLIGDPQQLPGYICSQRAKEHRLGESLFSRLTSCAEHWAESPVVLLNQQYRMHPDIVDYPNRSFYNSLIRTVYAPRPPIDVPPYCIVSVSSGDTTQSSVGVNETEAWGVARLAGALAGVTRDRGLSLAIITPYNAQKDLIKENLRKLHARGTAGVEVNTVDSFQGQERDVVVVSVARTHGVGFLSHAGRTNVMLTRARHALLVCLDPHATLKNPQWRTLIEDAQQRNMYRVLPSFLCHPGNVMQIPDEQILKCLQTPR